One stretch of Streptomyces sp. R21 DNA includes these proteins:
- a CDS encoding AAA family ATPase yields the protein MEQRIVRSRRTLFERENELAAVDEALGELTGLRGDGAESPERPRGALLAFAGRAGIGKTTLLAEVRRRAALKGCTVLSARGGDQEQGVAFHVARQLLQPQLAGTPESELRAQLGSWYAIVGPALGLCAAAEGAPPDQQGLRDGLDWVLTHLAVQRAPMVLVLDDAHWADPESLSWLAAFAPRAEELPLLLVVGYRPDELPDHAEAFRGLPGRAGQRPLDLEPLSAAAVARLVRESLGTQADDAFCRECWAVTAGNPFEAVELTAKVRDRGLVPTEAGAHLLRDLAAAVKGSGLIARLERLGTSTVRFAWACAVLGTEIPPPLAAAVAGLGSEEAADAADALRGARILTGADTLEFVHPLIATAVYRAIPGGVRVALHGQAAWCLIDAGLGPSAAARHLLETHPDGDSWVVQQLRAAAGETVRAGAPDAARRYLARALREPPPFEQRAGVLYELGCASLLTEPATTVNHLRAALEEPVPDPELRHHIVYRLSQVLAHSDRLGEASDTLAREIPVTGDARVRLRMQSEQFMWDAFRADEPNSPARSRRLTRLADRLTGRDLTERYIIGLRAWDATLRGEPAHVALGHAERALAGGLGWAEADHGFEVPVLVALTFMYADRPGRTEELFAAGIADFERQGWHGAHLAFGYTLLGYVRFRRGRLAEAEDFGRAGLRLAERVGRGVPALWYAVGVLIEVLIARGRITEAAQIAEEYAFGEPFPAAVVFPDAQTVHGELLLACGLTKDAAAELAAAGRRLDPRGMRNPAWCPWQLHLARAESHDAPERAVATALEAVARARQFGAPSAIGQALRAAAEVSSGSSRIKLLEESVSHLERSPAAYELACALVALGTELRRAGRSREAAEHLYRGLDAAVQCGADGLVEDARDELAASGLRPRRLHSTETDTLTARERTAAGLTVRGRSTAEIAEELDTDEVAVVRLLSAVFRKVGTDRTGLGAALGEQTSP from the coding sequence ATGGAACAGCGCATCGTACGGAGTCGGCGGACTCTCTTCGAACGCGAGAATGAACTCGCCGCCGTCGACGAGGCGTTGGGCGAGCTCACCGGGCTGCGCGGGGACGGAGCCGAGTCGCCGGAGCGTCCCCGCGGCGCGCTTCTCGCCTTCGCGGGGCGCGCCGGAATCGGCAAGACGACGCTCCTCGCGGAGGTACGGCGGCGTGCCGCGCTCAAGGGCTGCACCGTGCTGTCCGCCCGCGGCGGCGACCAGGAACAGGGCGTCGCCTTCCACGTAGCCCGCCAGTTGTTGCAGCCGCAGCTGGCCGGCACTCCGGAGTCCGAACTCCGTGCCCAGCTGGGCAGTTGGTACGCCATCGTCGGCCCCGCCCTCGGGCTGTGCGCGGCGGCCGAGGGCGCGCCGCCCGACCAGCAGGGCCTGCGCGACGGCCTCGACTGGGTGCTCACTCATCTCGCGGTGCAGCGCGCCCCGATGGTCCTCGTCCTCGACGACGCGCACTGGGCCGACCCCGAGTCGCTGAGCTGGCTGGCCGCGTTCGCGCCGCGCGCCGAGGAACTTCCCCTGCTGCTCGTCGTCGGCTACCGGCCCGATGAACTCCCCGACCATGCCGAGGCGTTCAGGGGTCTGCCGGGACGGGCCGGTCAGCGGCCCCTCGACCTGGAACCGCTCAGCGCGGCCGCCGTGGCCCGCTTGGTCCGCGAGTCGCTCGGCACCCAGGCCGACGACGCGTTCTGCCGTGAATGCTGGGCCGTCACCGCGGGCAACCCGTTCGAGGCGGTGGAACTCACCGCGAAGGTGCGCGACCGGGGTCTCGTCCCGACCGAGGCCGGCGCCCACCTCCTGCGCGACCTCGCGGCCGCCGTCAAGGGCAGCGGCCTGATCGCCCGACTGGAACGCCTGGGCACCTCGACCGTCCGCTTCGCCTGGGCCTGCGCGGTCCTCGGCACGGAGATCCCGCCGCCGCTCGCCGCCGCCGTCGCGGGCCTCGGCTCCGAGGAGGCCGCCGACGCGGCGGACGCCCTGCGCGGCGCCCGTATCCTCACCGGCGCCGACACCCTCGAGTTCGTCCACCCGCTGATCGCCACCGCCGTCTACCGGGCCATCCCCGGCGGTGTCCGCGTGGCCCTGCACGGCCAGGCCGCATGGTGCCTCATCGACGCGGGGCTGGGCCCCTCCGCCGCCGCCCGCCACCTCCTGGAGACCCACCCCGACGGCGACAGCTGGGTCGTGCAGCAACTGCGCGCCGCCGCCGGCGAGACCGTCCGCGCCGGAGCCCCCGACGCGGCCCGCCGCTACCTCGCCCGCGCCCTGCGTGAACCGCCGCCCTTCGAGCAGCGCGCCGGTGTCCTGTACGAACTGGGCTGCGCCTCCCTGCTCACCGAACCGGCGACCACCGTCAACCACCTGCGGGCCGCACTCGAAGAACCCGTCCCCGACCCCGAGCTGCGCCATCACATCGTCTACCGGCTCTCCCAGGTGCTCGCCCACAGCGACCGCCTCGGCGAGGCCTCCGACACCCTGGCCCGCGAGATCCCCGTCACCGGCGACGCCCGGGTGCGCCTGCGCATGCAGTCCGAGCAGTTCATGTGGGACGCCTTCCGCGCCGACGAACCGAACTCGCCCGCCCGCTCCCGCCGCCTGACCCGGCTCGCCGACCGGCTCACCGGCCGCGACCTCACCGAGCGCTACATCATCGGCCTGCGCGCCTGGGACGCCACCCTGCGCGGCGAGCCCGCCCACGTCGCGCTCGGCCACGCCGAACGCGCGCTCGCCGGCGGGCTCGGCTGGGCCGAGGCCGACCACGGCTTCGAGGTGCCCGTGCTGGTCGCCCTCACCTTCATGTACGCGGACCGCCCCGGCCGTACCGAGGAGCTGTTCGCCGCCGGGATCGCCGACTTCGAGCGCCAGGGCTGGCACGGGGCGCACCTCGCCTTCGGCTACACGCTGCTCGGATACGTACGATTCCGGCGCGGGCGTCTCGCCGAGGCCGAGGACTTCGGGCGCGCGGGCCTCAGGCTCGCCGAACGTGTCGGACGCGGCGTCCCCGCCCTCTGGTACGCGGTGGGCGTCCTCATCGAGGTCCTGATCGCCCGCGGCCGCATCACCGAGGCCGCTCAGATCGCCGAGGAGTACGCGTTCGGGGAGCCCTTCCCCGCCGCCGTGGTCTTCCCCGATGCCCAGACGGTGCACGGTGAGCTGCTGCTCGCATGCGGCCTCACCAAGGACGCCGCCGCCGAGCTCGCGGCGGCCGGGCGCCGCCTCGACCCGCGCGGCATGCGCAACCCCGCATGGTGCCCCTGGCAGCTCCACCTGGCCCGTGCCGAGAGCCACGACGCTCCGGAGCGCGCTGTCGCCACCGCCCTCGAAGCGGTGGCGCGCGCCCGTCAGTTCGGCGCCCCCTCGGCCATCGGCCAGGCCCTGCGGGCGGCCGCCGAGGTCTCCTCCGGTTCGAGCCGGATCAAGCTCCTCGAGGAGTCCGTCAGCCATCTGGAGCGCTCCCCGGCCGCGTACGAACTGGCCTGCGCACTGGTCGCCCTCGGCACCGAACTGCGCCGCGCCGGACGCTCCAGGGAAGCCGCCGAACACCTGTACCGGGGACTCGACGCGGCTGTGCAGTGCGGGGCCGACGGCCTGGTCGAGGACGCCCGCGACGAACTCGCCGCCTCCGGGCTGCGCCCGCGCCGCCTGCACAGCACCGAGACGGACACCCTCACCGCCCGCGAGCGCACGGCCGCCGGGCTCACCGTCCGGGGCCGCAGTACCGCGGAGATCGCCGAGGAACTGGACACCGACGAGGTGGCCGTCGTGCGGCTGCTGTCGGCGGTCTTCCGGAAGGTCGGCACGGATCGTACGGGGCTCGGTGCCGCTCTGGGGGAACAGACGTCTCCGTAA